Proteins from a single region of Runella sp. SP2:
- a CDS encoding LytTR family DNA-binding domain-containing protein: MKINTLIIDDSPDWRDILTRLVKMNPLLNLVAACESALEAYDYIANASIHLIISDIEMSPISGLEFIKNLNSPPLVIFVTAHQNYALDCYEVSPLDFLVKPIEPPRFFKSIEKARQRLTEAPEAVEPYFYIWENKAYVQIHYKDVLYIKAEGNFVQIVTPEQVFMPAGTITKLEEKLKPDIFLRVHRSFLVHRNAIAKVGRNEVVLRAGQEIPIGDQYRNKINQKQIEAYAVLRG; the protein is encoded by the coding sequence ATGAAAATTAACACTCTGATTATTGACGACTCTCCCGACTGGCGAGATATACTCACGCGTTTGGTCAAGATGAACCCACTTCTCAACCTTGTTGCCGCTTGTGAATCAGCCCTAGAAGCTTACGACTACATCGCCAACGCCTCTATACACCTGATAATTAGCGACATTGAAATGTCGCCAATTTCTGGGTTAGAGTTTATCAAAAATTTAAACAGTCCCCCTCTGGTTATTTTTGTCACAGCCCATCAGAACTATGCTTTAGATTGTTACGAAGTCTCCCCGCTTGATTTTTTGGTAAAACCTATTGAGCCTCCTCGGTTCTTTAAAAGCATCGAAAAAGCCCGCCAACGATTGACCGAAGCCCCCGAAGCCGTCGAACCATATTTTTACATTTGGGAAAATAAGGCATACGTACAAATTCATTATAAGGACGTGCTATACATCAAAGCCGAAGGAAATTTTGTTCAGATTGTCACCCCCGAACAGGTATTTATGCCCGCAGGGACAATTACCAAATTGGAAGAGAAACTTAAACCAGACATATTTTTACGCGTACATCGTTCTTTTTTGGTACATCGCAATGCCATTGCTAAAGTGGGAAGAAATGAAGTCGTGCTACGGGCAGGGCAAGAGATTCCGATTGGTGATCAATACCGCAACAAAATCAATCAAAAGCAAATTGAGGCCTATGCGGTTTTGCGGGGCTAA
- a CDS encoding SRPBCC family protein, protein MSKFTTTHEINCTPDRFWTIFFDKPTIENLYLNSLGVIDIQVVNQSELSTRFFQKLGVKPKMNFPDPLAKLIGEEYRYTEEGTLDKTSNLFTWKWTPSTLVDKLKIEGVLRVQPIGDSKVRLISDVTVEIKVFGVGSLMDSVFEKQIRTDNEAKAVFYNQLTAG, encoded by the coding sequence ATGTCAAAATTTACAACCACTCACGAGATTAATTGCACACCAGATAGGTTTTGGACAATTTTCTTTGACAAACCAACGATTGAAAATCTATACTTGAACTCTTTAGGTGTTATAGATATTCAAGTTGTAAATCAATCAGAATTAAGCACAAGGTTTTTTCAGAAATTAGGTGTAAAACCTAAAATGAATTTTCCTGACCCACTTGCTAAATTGATAGGAGAGGAATATCGTTATACTGAAGAAGGAACGCTTGATAAAACTAGCAATCTTTTTACCTGGAAATGGACACCTAGTACATTAGTGGATAAGCTTAAAATTGAAGGTGTCCTACGTGTTCAACCAATAGGGGATAGTAAAGTACGACTTATCAGTGATGTAACTGTAGAGATTAAGGTCTTTGGAGTAGGCAGTCTTATGGACAGTGTATTTGAGAAGCAAATTAGAACAGATAATGAGGCTAAAGCAGTTTTCTACAATCAATTAACTGCTGGCTGA
- a CDS encoding tail fiber protein, whose translation MPIQGNEAIFSLLETRYGGDGYKDFALPKVPNLGNARYIICVKGDFPSRS comes from the coding sequence ATGCCTATTCAAGGAAATGAAGCGATATTCAGTTTGTTAGAAACCCGCTACGGTGGCGATGGATACAAAGATTTTGCTCTCCCCAAAGTGCCTAATTTAGGAAATGCACGCTACATCATTTGTGTGAAGGGTGATTTCCCGTCCCGTTCGTAG
- a CDS encoding MbtH family NRPS accessory protein, which yields MENYLLNNLIVRISNPSPNFEVSNRTLQWFIDTTTPNLLVVAKGDELDAIEMILNEIAIEYINTEKLWIFLVDGVKANILSPDTTPTMQNAWVLTDFVEYPESESFYKAKRGLKITKKLLKEWLDFQMSFIKKYCYGFNDESYQLYTNYIVVTNNKGEYKVWIATVEIPQGWEDAGLYCDRSRIEAVECAKRYRNEYLEDMERVKAEQLEKIAPYKEVIIDIINSLAGGKPYDDDTIIKKILPSSNEVVAAQYFHHHFDFYREFHEMNLDENVTIKDTIKTLRDNMLNVFVRRYESN from the coding sequence ATGGAAAATTACCTTTTAAACAACTTAATCGTAAGAATATCGAATCCTTCCCCAAACTTTGAAGTTTCCAATAGAACGTTACAATGGTTCATCGATACCACAACCCCCAACTTATTGGTAGTTGCGAAAGGGGATGAGTTGGATGCGATTGAAATGATTTTAAATGAAATTGCTATTGAGTATATTAACACAGAAAAGTTGTGGATATTTCTTGTCGATGGGGTTAAAGCTAACATTTTGTCCCCTGACACTACTCCTACTATGCAAAATGCTTGGGTGCTTACAGATTTTGTTGAATACCCAGAGTCTGAGTCATTTTATAAAGCTAAAAGAGGGCTCAAAATAACCAAAAAACTTCTTAAAGAGTGGTTGGACTTTCAGATGAGTTTTATCAAAAAGTATTGCTATGGCTTTAATGATGAGAGTTATCAACTATACACAAATTATATAGTTGTTACTAATAACAAAGGAGAGTACAAAGTTTGGATAGCAACAGTTGAAATCCCACAAGGGTGGGAAGACGCTGGGCTTTATTGCGACAGAAGCAGAATAGAAGCTGTTGAATGTGCTAAAAGGTATCGTAATGAATACCTTGAAGATATGGAAAGAGTAAAAGCGGAACAGCTCGAAAAAATTGCCCCATACAAAGAGGTGATTATAGACATTATAAATAGTTTAGCTGGTGGTAAACCCTATGACGATGATACTATTATTAAGAAAATTTTACCAAGTTCAAATGAGGTTGTCGCAGCTCAGTATTTTCATCATCATTTTGATTTTTATCGAGAATTTCATGAGATGAATTTAGATGAAAATGTAACTATAAAAGACACAATTAAGACACTACGGGATAATATGTTGAATGTGTTTGTACGTAGGTATGAATCTAATTAA
- a CDS encoding phage tail protein — protein sequence MARKGQIALFAGNFTPKGWALCNGENGTPNIPDMVYDEYDNTISYFVATEDHEDFYLGFIYPTATDFAPNGWSFCDGQLMDINQNTALFSLLGPTYGGDMRKTFGLPKIAKLKTNNATDSGKNFIRYIICTRSGGFPWRS from the coding sequence ATGGCAAGAAAAGGACAAATTGCGCTTTTCGCAGGAAATTTTACTCCCAAAGGCTGGGCCCTTTGCAACGGCGAAAATGGTACGCCGAATATACCTGATATGGTCTATGATGAATATGATAATACGATTTCATATTTCGTTGCTACAGAAGACCATGAAGATTTTTACTTGGGTTTTATTTATCCAACTGCAACAGATTTTGCACCGAACGGTTGGTCATTCTGTGATGGTCAATTAATGGACATAAATCAAAATACCGCTTTGTTTAGTTTGTTAGGGCCAACCTATGGAGGTGATATGAGAAAAACGTTTGGTTTACCCAAAATAGCAAAACTCAAAACTAACAATGCAACAGATAGTGGTAAAAATTTTATCCGCTACATAATTTGTACGAGAAGTGGAGGTTTTCCTTGGCGCTCGTAA